One Trichormus variabilis 0441 genomic window, GTGGGTGCAGGGCATATTCATCACTTAGATTATGGACAAATTATTTTGGGTGAATATGCTCATGGGTATTCAAGTATGGGTATTACGGATAGGATGCAGCAAATAGCCCATGATTTTCAAGCTGCTGGTATTTCTATTGAATTAGTCGAAGACTTATTACTGGGACGGTGGAAAAAACTGGTGTGGAATATTCCCTACAACGGGTTGTCTGTAGTTCTCAATGCCAGAACTGACGAATTAATGGCAGATACCTACACTCGTACATTAGTTGAACAATTAATGTATGAAGTCAAAGCAGGGGCAATTAGTATGGGGCGAAATCTTCCTGATAGTTTTATTCAAACCATGCTTGATTACACAGTAAAAATGAAGCCTTACCGCACCAGTATGAAAATCGACTATGATGAGTGCCGTCCCTTAGAAGTAGAAGCCATTGTTGGCAACCCATTACGCAAGGCTCAAGAAGTCGGTGTAAACTTACCGCAAATCAACTGTCTCTACCATCAACTCAAGTTTTTGGATGGGAGAAATAGGATTGGTCAGTTGACAGTTGACAGTTGATAGTTGTTATTCTCTTCAATCCCCAAGCCTG contains:
- a CDS encoding putative 2-dehydropantoate 2-reductase; the protein is MSERKYAIVGTGALGGYYGAKLQKAGSDVHFLLKRDYGKVSQDGLLVESKDGNFTLPQVNAYSDVAKMPKCDVVIVALKTTQNHLLPKLLPSIVKNDGIVLALQNGLGVEEEIAEILPKVHIIGGLCFLCSNKVGAGHIHHLDYGQIILGEYAHGYSSMGITDRMQQIAHDFQAAGISIELVEDLLLGRWKKLVWNIPYNGLSVVLNARTDELMADTYTRTLVEQLMYEVKAGAISMGRNLPDSFIQTMLDYTVKMKPYRTSMKIDYDECRPLEVEAIVGNPLRKAQEVGVNLPQINCLYHQLKFLDGRNRIGQLTVDS